The Microbispora sp. ZYX-F-249 genomic interval GCGTCACCTCCATCCAGACGCGCAGGTCCCAGTACGCGTCGATCTCCGGGCGGAACGCGAACACCCCGTCGACGATCGTGATCGCGCCGGGCGCGGCGGTCGTCCGCACCGACGAGTGGTCCACCTGGGTGAGCGGGTCGATGGAGCACAGCGCGACGTCCCCCGAGCCGCCCGGCCCCGCCGGTTCGAGCAGCAGGGCGATCACCGCGTCGTAGTCGTAGGCGTTCCGGTAGTACCCCTCGCCCGACTCCCGGTCGTACAGGTGCCGGTCACGCCACGGCCGCTTGAAGTCGTCGAGGCTCGCCCGCAGCACGGGGCGCCCCGCTCCGGCGAGGTGCCCGGCGAGCTCGTGGCCGAAGCTCGTCTTCCCGGCCGCCGTGAGCCCGTCCACGCCGACGCGCAGGCGGCCCGTCCCGAGCGCCAGCACGCGTTCGGCCACCCGCCGGACCAGCGCCGTACGCGCGGGGGACACGGGCGCCGGCGTCGGCTGCCGCCAGGTCGAGACGGACAGGTGGATCTCCGCTGTGCTCATGACGCACAGCTTGACATTCCCGGCGTCATGGCGAATCGTCGTACATATATAGGACACTGGCGTCCGATTAACGGACAAGCATGGGAGGTGTCATGCCGTACTACCGCATGGTCGGGGAGGTGCCGCGCAAGCGCCACGTGCAGTTCCGCGCTCCCGACGGCGGGCTGTACAAGGAGGAGCTCATGGGAGAGGAGGGCTTCTCCTCCGACTCCTCGCTGCTCTACCACCGCCACGCGCCCACGGCCATCGTCAAGGCCGAGGCCGTGGACGCGGGAGCGCCCGGCCTGACGCCCAACCTGCCGCTCTCCCCGCGCCATTTCCGCACCCGGGACCTGAGGCCGGAGGGCGA includes:
- a CDS encoding uridine kinase; the protein is MSTAEIHLSVSTWRQPTPAPVSPARTALVRRVAERVLALGTGRLRVGVDGLTAAGKTSFGHELAGHLAGAGRPVLRASLDDFKRPWRDRHLYDRESGEGYYRNAYDYDAVIALLLEPAGPGGSGDVALCSIDPLTQVDHSSVRTTAAPGAITIVDGVFAFRPEIDAYWDLRVWMEVTPETSVRRGAERDRDWAGSEAEALHLHRYLPAERIYIAEADPLARADVVVDNTVFTEPRLLKW